A genomic window from Algoriphagus sp. Y33 includes:
- a CDS encoding PIN domain-containing protein, with protein sequence MKQVLVDTSVWIEFLKGNPDFFAPMIDLMEKGEIYSLELIFAELLQGVKNTRELNLIKDFYRQLRILDQPGLIFESGDFSRKAGLINRGIGLIDAVIIHSAERFGLEIWTLDRKILAFPGYNRIYKP encoded by the coding sequence ATGAAGCAGGTTCTTGTCGATACCTCAGTGTGGATCGAGTTTCTAAAAGGTAATCCGGATTTCTTCGCTCCGATGATAGATTTGATGGAGAAAGGCGAAATATATTCTTTGGAATTGATCTTTGCTGAGTTGCTTCAAGGGGTAAAGAATACCAGAGAATTAAATTTGATCAAAGATTTCTATCGCCAACTTCGGATTTTGGATCAGCCGGGATTGATTTTTGAATCTGGAGATTTTTCTAGAAAAGCTGGATTAATCAATCGTGGAATTGGTTTGATCGATGCGGTGATCATTCATTCAGCTGAGAGATTTGGGTTGGAGATTTGGACTCTTGATCGCAAGATCTTAGCTTTTCCGGGTTATAACAGAATTTATAAACCGTAG
- the thiL gene encoding thiamine-phosphate kinase translates to MSEKRTEISDLGEFGLIDHLNEKVIIKNSSTLKGIGDDAAVIEAGDHVKVLTTDLLVEGVHFDLSYAPLPHLGFKAVAVNVSDVAAMNAIPKQITVSIALSNRFSVEAIDALYEGIHAACAHYGVDLIGGDTTASRSGLVISVTAIGEAKSEQVSYRSGAKENDILCVTGDLGAALVGLQVLEREKEVFLANPEMKPDLGKYTLVTARQLKPDARVDIIHELREIEVVPTSMMDISDGLASEIFHICKASGVGATIYEDKLPIDKQTFDTAVELNLDPITCVMNGGEDYELLFTIDQKDFAKLEKHPDIHFIGHITKAEEGKFLVTKSGTAVQIKAQGWKHF, encoded by the coding sequence ATGTCAGAAAAGAGAACAGAAATAAGTGATTTGGGTGAGTTCGGTTTGATCGATCATCTGAATGAAAAAGTAATTATTAAGAATTCCAGCACGCTAAAAGGTATTGGAGATGATGCCGCGGTGATCGAAGCCGGGGATCATGTAAAGGTGCTGACGACTGATTTATTAGTGGAAGGAGTTCATTTTGATCTTTCCTATGCTCCTTTGCCTCATTTGGGGTTTAAAGCTGTGGCGGTGAATGTATCCGATGTGGCAGCTATGAATGCTATTCCCAAGCAGATCACGGTGAGTATAGCGCTCTCCAACAGATTCTCGGTAGAGGCCATTGATGCGTTATATGAGGGCATTCATGCGGCATGTGCCCATTATGGTGTTGATCTGATTGGCGGTGATACCACAGCTTCTAGAAGTGGCTTGGTGATTTCTGTGACTGCCATCGGCGAAGCCAAATCTGAGCAAGTTTCTTATCGATCGGGTGCCAAGGAAAATGATATCCTTTGTGTGACAGGTGATCTGGGGGCGGCTTTGGTTGGGTTGCAGGTTTTAGAACGTGAAAAGGAAGTTTTTCTTGCCAACCCTGAAATGAAACCCGATTTGGGCAAATATACCTTGGTTACTGCACGTCAGCTTAAACCTGATGCCCGAGTGGATATTATCCATGAGCTTCGAGAGATCGAAGTGGTGCCTACGAGTATGATGGATATTTCAGATGGGCTGGCTTCGGAAATTTTCCATATTTGTAAAGCGTCGGGTGTTGGAGCGACTATCTATGAGGATAAGTTACCAATTGACAAACAAACTTTCGATACTGCCGTGGAGTTGAACCTTGATCCCATTACCTGTGTGATGAATGGAGGGGAGGATTACGAATTGTTATTCACGATTGATCAGAAAGACTTTGCGAAGCTGGAAAAGCATCCTGATATCCACTTTATCGGTCATATAACTAAAGCTGAAGAGGGTAAATTCCTGGTCACCAAAAGCGGAACTGCAGTTCAGATAAAAGCTCAGGGCTGGAAGCATTTCTGA
- a CDS encoding iron-sulfur cluster assembly accessory protein — protein MIIVSDKAKERILQLKKEEGRAENENIRVSVKGGGCSGLMYDLGFDGAQVETDHVFEDKGVKILVDRKSLLYLAGTTLEFTDGLNGKGFQFVNPNASRTCGCGESFSV, from the coding sequence ATGATAATCGTTTCTGACAAAGCCAAAGAGCGTATCCTACAGCTCAAAAAAGAGGAAGGACGCGCAGAAAATGAAAATATCCGTGTTTCGGTGAAAGGTGGCGGCTGCTCAGGTCTGATGTATGACTTGGGATTTGATGGCGCTCAAGTGGAAACAGACCACGTTTTTGAAGATAAAGGAGTAAAAATCTTAGTAGACAGAAAAAGCTTACTTTATCTGGCAGGTACTACGCTTGAATTCACAGATGGACTGAATGGCAAAGGCTTCCAGTTTGTGAATCCAAATGCAAGCAGAACCTGCGGGTGTGGAGAAAGTTTTTCCGTTTAG
- a CDS encoding 2-phosphosulfolactate phosphatase, whose protein sequence is MKQVEICFSPELIHLHDLRGKIVVVVDIFRATSTMVAALANGISEIKTCADLEECRAMAALDYLIAGERNGITADGFQLGNSPLAYLAGKYHGKKLAMTTTNGTLAISKSRGADEILIGAFPNLQATVSYIQSRNIDVLIHCAGWKGKFNLEDSLYAGALAKALESTHEAEDDAAIAMKSLYEKEGYDLKGFLSQASHAKRLQNHNIDSDIDFCLTLDLFSLVGKVENETLIALDNL, encoded by the coding sequence ATGAAACAAGTAGAAATCTGTTTCAGTCCAGAACTCATCCACCTTCATGACTTGCGAGGAAAAATTGTGGTGGTAGTCGATATTTTCCGTGCCACTTCCACCATGGTGGCAGCGCTGGCAAACGGCATCTCTGAAATAAAAACCTGTGCAGACCTAGAAGAATGTCGGGCAATGGCGGCACTTGACTATCTGATTGCCGGAGAAAGAAATGGCATTACGGCGGATGGCTTCCAACTAGGAAACTCTCCCCTAGCCTACTTGGCAGGTAAGTACCATGGCAAAAAACTCGCTATGACTACCACAAATGGAACTTTGGCTATTTCAAAATCAAGAGGGGCGGATGAAATTCTGATTGGAGCTTTTCCAAATCTCCAAGCTACGGTGAGTTATATTCAATCAAGGAATATAGATGTGCTTATTCATTGTGCCGGATGGAAAGGAAAATTCAATCTAGAAGACTCTCTTTATGCGGGAGCCTTGGCAAAAGCACTTGAGTCTACTCACGAAGCAGAGGATGATGCTGCAATAGCGATGAAATCTCTGTATGAAAAAGAAGGTTATGACTTGAAGGGTTTCCTTTCCCAAGCTTCACATGCCAAACGACTCCAAAATCACAATATTGACTCGGACATTGATTTTTGCCTGACATTGGATCTTTTTTCCCTAGTGGGAAAAGTAGAAAATGAAACATTAATTGCATTGGACAACTTGTAA
- a CDS encoding M81 family metallopeptidase — protein MRNFLSYLFVFLIIISCSSKENSKPLPRVAIAGLAIESSTFSPATSDVAAFRTREGADIFNYYPFLDSASIDRGRAEWFPTLRGHAIPGGIVTREAYEELVGKTLNMLKENLPYDGLFFDIHGAMSVVGLDDPEGDFIIRVREIVGPETLISTSMDLHGNVSWRLAENTDLITCYRMAPHEDALESKQRAVENLLDRLESGKGKPAYKAWIPVPILLPGEKTSTRIDPGKSLYAKVDPMTKKDGVIDAAIWIGYAWADEPRNHAVVMVTGDDEQAVTESAEELAQSFWDVRNEFEFVAPVASLEESLNMALASDKTPFMISDMGDNPTAGGAGDVTWTLTEILKRSEFKSEDGPTLIYASIPGPEFVEKAIAAGVGGKVEGTAGAAIDDRFAPPVMLKGTVEAIKEGDGAAEVEVVVKVGSVHVIVTKKRKPYHNESDFTNLGLTPREADIVVVKIGYLVPELYDMRADWVMALTPGGVDQDLERLGYKRINRPMFPLDKDMEDPDLSTKLVPAADELD, from the coding sequence ATGAGAAATTTTCTTTCATACCTTTTCGTATTCTTAATTATTATATCCTGCTCTTCCAAAGAAAATTCTAAACCGCTTCCGCGAGTAGCCATAGCAGGCTTGGCTATAGAGTCAAGTACTTTTTCCCCTGCGACCAGTGATGTAGCTGCCTTTCGTACCAGAGAAGGAGCCGATATTTTCAATTATTACCCATTCTTGGATTCAGCTTCTATCGATAGAGGAAGAGCAGAATGGTTTCCTACGCTAAGAGGACATGCCATCCCCGGTGGGATCGTAACCAGAGAAGCTTACGAAGAACTTGTAGGCAAAACGCTGAATATGCTAAAAGAAAACCTGCCCTATGATGGGCTATTCTTTGATATCCACGGTGCCATGAGCGTAGTAGGCCTGGATGATCCAGAGGGTGATTTCATTATTCGCGTTCGGGAGATTGTAGGGCCGGAGACGTTGATCTCTACTTCCATGGATTTGCATGGAAATGTATCCTGGAGACTGGCTGAAAACACAGACCTCATCACTTGCTATAGAATGGCTCCGCATGAAGATGCGCTAGAGTCGAAACAACGTGCAGTGGAAAACTTGCTGGATCGGTTGGAGAGCGGGAAGGGAAAGCCTGCATATAAGGCTTGGATTCCTGTTCCAATTTTGCTTCCAGGCGAAAAGACAAGTACCAGAATTGATCCGGGAAAAAGCCTTTACGCCAAAGTGGATCCCATGACCAAAAAAGACGGAGTAATCGATGCGGCAATTTGGATCGGCTATGCGTGGGCAGACGAACCCAGAAATCATGCTGTGGTAATGGTGACGGGAGATGATGAACAGGCTGTGACGGAGTCTGCTGAGGAACTTGCACAAAGCTTCTGGGATGTTAGGAATGAATTTGAGTTTGTAGCTCCCGTCGCTTCTTTGGAAGAAAGCCTGAATATGGCCCTTGCAAGTGACAAAACCCCATTTATGATCAGCGACATGGGAGATAATCCCACGGCGGGTGGTGCAGGCGATGTGACTTGGACGCTGACAGAAATCCTGAAAAGATCTGAGTTTAAATCCGAAGACGGGCCAACGTTGATCTATGCATCTATCCCAGGTCCTGAGTTTGTGGAGAAAGCCATAGCAGCAGGTGTGGGCGGAAAAGTGGAAGGCACAGCAGGTGCGGCAATTGATGACAGATTTGCTCCGCCGGTCATGCTGAAAGGAACTGTGGAAGCAATCAAAGAAGGTGACGGAGCTGCAGAAGTTGAAGTTGTAGTGAAAGTCGGTTCAGTACATGTGATCGTGACAAAAAAACGCAAGCCTTACCATAACGAAAGTGATTTCACAAACCTTGGACTCACACCAAGAGAAGCGGATATCGTGGTGGTTAAAATCGGTTATTTAGTTCCTGAGCTTTATGATATGCGGGCAGATTGGGTCATGGCATTGACTCCGGGTGGAGTAGATCAGGATCTGGAACGTTTGGGTTACAAGCGAATCAATCGACCAATGTTTCCGTTAGACAAAGACATGGAAGATCCGGACTTGAGCACTAAATTGGTACCTGCAGCGGATGAACTAGATTGA
- the gcvT gene encoding glycine cleavage system aminomethyltransferase GcvT encodes MEEQIKKIQLNDLHVALGGKMVPFAGYNMPVRYSSDNEEHLCVRNGVGVFDVSHMGEFMVEGPEALNLIQKVTSNDASKIVNGQAQYSCFPNETGGIVDDLIVYKFEEEKYMLVVNASNIEKDWNWVNTHNTMGAKLTNISDEISLFAIQGPKAIEAVQALTPVNLAEVKFYHFTVGEFAGVRDVIISGTGYTGAGGFEIYVKNEDAEKVWKAIFEAGKDFDIKPIGLGARDTLRMEMGYCLYGNDITDTTSPLEAGLGWITKFTKDFTNVEVLKAQKEAGVSKKLVGFVMQERGIPRCHYPIVDATGEVIGEVTSGTQSPSMGVGIGLGYLKTEFSKAGTEIFIQVRNKNLKAQVEKLPLLKK; translated from the coding sequence ATGGAAGAGCAAATCAAAAAAATCCAACTCAATGACTTGCACGTTGCCCTTGGTGGCAAAATGGTGCCTTTTGCAGGCTATAACATGCCGGTACGATACAGTTCTGATAATGAAGAGCACCTTTGTGTAAGAAATGGCGTTGGCGTTTTTGATGTCTCTCATATGGGCGAATTTATGGTAGAAGGCCCTGAAGCGCTTAACCTGATCCAAAAAGTCACCTCAAACGATGCCTCCAAAATCGTAAACGGACAAGCACAGTACTCTTGCTTCCCCAATGAAACAGGCGGAATCGTGGATGACCTAATCGTTTACAAATTTGAAGAGGAGAAATACATGCTTGTGGTCAACGCTTCAAACATTGAGAAAGATTGGAATTGGGTAAATACCCACAATACCATGGGAGCTAAGCTCACGAACATCTCAGACGAGATTTCGCTTTTTGCTATTCAGGGTCCAAAAGCTATAGAAGCAGTACAAGCTTTGACACCGGTTAATCTAGCTGAGGTAAAATTCTATCATTTCACCGTTGGAGAATTTGCAGGAGTTCGGGATGTGATTATTTCCGGAACGGGCTATACAGGAGCCGGTGGATTTGAGATCTATGTGAAAAACGAAGATGCCGAGAAGGTCTGGAAAGCAATTTTCGAAGCTGGAAAAGACTTTGACATCAAGCCAATCGGCCTAGGTGCAAGAGATACACTTCGAATGGAAATGGGTTATTGTCTATACGGAAATGACATCACTGACACGACATCTCCATTGGAAGCAGGTTTGGGCTGGATTACCAAATTCACCAAAGATTTCACCAATGTTGAAGTGCTCAAAGCTCAGAAAGAAGCCGGAGTTTCGAAGAAATTGGTAGGATTTGTCATGCAGGAAAGAGGTATTCCAAGATGTCATTATCCTATTGTAGATGCCACGGGAGAAGTAATCGGAGAAGTAACATCAGGCACACAATCTCCAAGCATGGGTGTGGGAATCGGCTTAGGCTATTTGAAAACCGAATTCAGTAAAGCCGGGACAGAGATTTTCATTCAGGTAAGAAATAAAAACCTTAAAGCTCAGGTGGAAAAACTTCCTCTATTGAAAAAATAA
- a CDS encoding alpha-amylase: MKNGTMMQFFHWYSPEDTLWKEVKEKAEYLGHLGITSVWLPPASKGELGGMSVGYDSYDLFDLGEFDQKGSVRTKYGTKEEFIEATQALHDRGVQVIVDFVFNHKAGGDESELMQVVKVSEENRLENISAPYEIEAFTRFTFPGRNGQYSEFIWDKHCFSGVDYDHRNQEHGIFNLMSEYGDDWEKMISNEKGNYDFLMFCDIEFRNPAVRDELIKYATWLQELTYYDGVRLDAVKHIPPAYFKEFLYLLRERTGKDIFAVGEYWAPGHVELLTKYIDSTDGAMSLFDSALQHNFHLASTSGSSFDLREIFNKTLATQNPELAVTLVDNHDTQPLQALEAPVEAWFKPLAYALILLRENGYPCVFYPDLFGASYWDKGEDGQDYEIFINRVDELEALLYVRKDFAFGTQRDYFDQPNAVGWTREGDEEHSGCAVVMSNGDGATISMEIGSRYAGRSFRDTLGKIQDKIWINESGWADFHCAPGSVSVWTEVV, from the coding sequence ATGAAAAACGGAACTATGATGCAATTTTTCCATTGGTATTCCCCTGAAGACACCCTTTGGAAAGAAGTAAAAGAGAAGGCAGAATACTTGGGTCACCTCGGGATAACCAGCGTTTGGTTGCCTCCAGCCTCTAAAGGAGAACTCGGAGGAATGAGCGTGGGATACGACTCATATGACTTATTTGACTTAGGGGAATTTGATCAAAAAGGAAGTGTCCGTACAAAGTATGGCACTAAAGAGGAATTCATCGAGGCTACCCAAGCACTTCATGATAGAGGAGTTCAGGTAATAGTTGATTTTGTTTTCAACCATAAAGCAGGCGGCGACGAATCCGAGCTGATGCAAGTCGTAAAAGTCAGTGAAGAAAACCGGCTCGAAAATATCTCAGCCCCTTATGAAATCGAAGCCTTCACTCGATTCACATTCCCTGGAAGAAACGGTCAATACTCTGAATTCATCTGGGACAAACATTGCTTTAGCGGAGTAGATTATGATCATCGCAATCAAGAGCATGGCATATTCAATCTTATGAGCGAATATGGAGACGACTGGGAGAAAATGATTTCCAATGAAAAAGGCAACTACGATTTTTTGATGTTTTGTGACATTGAATTCAGAAATCCAGCAGTACGTGATGAGCTGATAAAATATGCGACTTGGCTACAGGAACTTACTTATTACGATGGGGTAAGACTGGATGCTGTGAAACACATTCCACCGGCATATTTCAAAGAATTTCTATACTTGCTTAGGGAACGGACTGGCAAAGACATTTTTGCTGTAGGAGAGTATTGGGCACCTGGCCATGTCGAATTACTTACAAAATATATAGACTCAACTGATGGTGCAATGAGTCTATTTGACTCGGCTTTGCAGCACAATTTTCATCTAGCCTCCACTTCAGGAAGTAGTTTTGACTTGCGCGAAATCTTTAACAAAACACTAGCTACACAAAATCCTGAACTGGCTGTAACCTTAGTGGATAATCACGACACGCAACCGCTTCAGGCGTTGGAAGCCCCCGTAGAGGCATGGTTCAAACCATTGGCATATGCGCTGATTCTGCTTCGGGAAAACGGCTACCCATGTGTCTTTTATCCCGACCTATTTGGAGCTAGCTATTGGGACAAGGGTGAAGATGGTCAGGATTATGAGATTTTCATAAACCGTGTGGACGAACTTGAGGCATTGTTATATGTTCGAAAAGATTTTGCCTTTGGTACCCAGCGCGATTACTTCGATCAGCCAAATGCGGTGGGTTGGACAAGAGAGGGAGACGAAGAACACTCTGGGTGTGCAGTAGTGATGTCAAACGGAGATGGGGCCACCATTTCCATGGAAATAGGAAGTAGGTATGCCGGAAGAAGTTTCCGGGACACATTGGGTAAAATCCAGGACAAGATATGGATTAATGAATCAGGATGGGCTGATTTTCACTGTGCACCCGGTTCAGTATCGGTGTGGACTGAGGTAGTTTAA
- a CDS encoding nucleotide pyrophosphohydrolase, producing MEEDITLAEVQKQVDEWIQTVGVRYFNELTNMTILMEEVGELARIMSRTYGEQSFKDSDKDRDLGDEMADVLWVLICLANQTGVNLTEAMKKNFEKKNIRDVDRHMNNDKLK from the coding sequence ATGGAAGAGGATATTACCCTTGCCGAAGTCCAGAAGCAAGTAGATGAGTGGATCCAGACAGTCGGAGTGCGCTATTTCAATGAATTGACCAATATGACCATCTTAATGGAGGAAGTGGGCGAATTGGCTAGAATCATGTCAAGGACGTATGGCGAGCAATCTTTCAAGGATTCAGATAAGGATAGGGATCTTGGTGATGAAATGGCTGATGTGCTTTGGGTGCTTATTTGTTTGGCAAATCAGACCGGAGTTAATCTTACCGAAGCTATGAAAAAGAATTTTGAGAAGAAGAATATCCGGGATGTAGATAGACACATGAATAACGACAAATTGAAATAA
- a CDS encoding type II toxin-antitoxin system VapB family antitoxin encodes MKVTALIEDELIQDVMEISGAKNITEALRIALRDYLSRKKLRELADQIVAEPIAFTYGADKLRDANQQ; translated from the coding sequence ATGAAAGTCACTGCTTTAATTGAAGATGAATTGATCCAAGATGTGATGGAAATCTCAGGAGCTAAAAATATTACTGAAGCATTGAGGATAGCACTTCGCGACTACTTGTCTCGTAAAAAGTTACGTGAATTGGCTGATCAAATAGTAGCGGAGCCAATAGCTTTCACGTATGGAGCTGACAAATTGAGAGATGCCAATCAGCAATGA
- a CDS encoding VanZ family protein, protein MNNYFEAIRTSIIYFPLVALLSIVPFAYFQYRKMGYVQFNRSLVFYIFAFYGMTAFFLTVLPLPEITDGFCDRRIGKVVPSFFPFRFVKDTFREVQGNISLFSIVKSHTLMVTVFNVLLLMPLGFFLKYLFQIKSAVIATLIGLLTSLFFEITQLTALYGLYPCRYRHFEVDDLITNTFGCFIGFVIARYSNLLPNVSSKPLLNRTEVTLTQRFLAIFLDSLVVILFTSYIIEGLSQNIWLLSLMKVALIFFYFIFVSKATNGQTFGKKLLGIQIIRMDGLKLTYKDLIARYGIFLILPFLVGEVSKFLIDTRFDDKLYLFLYLFFLAIWFFGTVMVTFIRKDHRGWLDRFAHTTQVLANQKSNDK, encoded by the coding sequence ATGAACAATTATTTCGAAGCTATCCGAACTTCAATTATTTATTTTCCACTGGTTGCGTTGTTAAGTATTGTCCCATTTGCCTATTTTCAGTACAGGAAAATGGGGTATGTACAGTTTAATAGAAGTTTGGTTTTCTACATTTTTGCTTTTTACGGGATGACAGCTTTTTTCCTGACAGTTCTTCCACTTCCTGAGATTACCGATGGTTTTTGTGATCGAAGAATTGGTAAAGTCGTTCCGAGCTTTTTCCCATTTCGATTTGTAAAAGACACTTTCCGGGAGGTTCAAGGCAATATCTCTCTTTTCAGCATTGTGAAAAGCCACACCCTTATGGTGACAGTTTTTAATGTATTACTTCTTATGCCGCTTGGTTTTTTTCTCAAATATTTGTTCCAAATTAAAAGCGCCGTAATAGCAACTTTGATTGGACTCCTAACTTCACTCTTTTTTGAAATCACACAGCTCACAGCACTTTATGGATTGTATCCATGCCGCTACAGACATTTTGAAGTGGATGATCTGATTACCAACACGTTTGGATGTTTTATTGGTTTCGTAATTGCACGATATTCTAACCTCCTGCCCAATGTCTCCAGCAAACCTCTATTAAACCGTACTGAAGTCACTCTTACGCAGCGATTTTTGGCAATCTTTCTTGATTCCTTAGTCGTAATCCTGTTTACATCCTATATCATTGAAGGTCTTTCACAAAATATATGGCTACTGTCTCTAATGAAAGTTGCGCTGATTTTCTTCTATTTTATTTTCGTCAGCAAGGCCACAAACGGGCAGACTTTTGGAAAAAAATTACTTGGAATTCAAATCATCAGAATGGATGGGCTTAAGTTGACCTATAAAGATCTGATAGCGAGATATGGCATATTCTTGATTCTTCCCTTCCTGGTAGGAGAGGTTTCTAAATTCCTAATAGACACTCGATTCGACGACAAGCTCTATTTATTCTTATATCTATTTTTCTTGGCTATCTGGTTTTTTGGTACGGTCATGGTCACTTTCATCAGAAAAGATCACAGAGGTTGGCTGGATAGATTTGCTCATACTACGCAGGTGCTTGCAAATCAGAAGAGTAATGACAAGTAG
- a CDS encoding iron chaperone, which yields MMNAKPSSVEEYLSWHSPEVRTKLEQMRSTILKAIPKAKEVISYSMPAYKTTEVLVYFAAAKKHIGFYPTNSGVSEFRKELEPYVTSKGAIQFPLDKPLPLDLIAAISQFRFLEVE from the coding sequence ATGATGAACGCAAAACCTTCCTCGGTAGAAGAATATCTCAGCTGGCATTCTCCTGAAGTTCGGACAAAGCTTGAACAAATGCGGTCGACTATCCTGAAAGCTATCCCTAAAGCAAAAGAAGTGATTAGCTACAGTATGCCTGCATATAAAACCACCGAGGTGTTGGTTTATTTCGCAGCTGCAAAAAAACATATCGGCTTTTATCCTACCAATAGCGGCGTAAGTGAATTCAGGAAAGAGCTTGAACCATATGTTACTTCAAAAGGTGCAATACAATTCCCCTTGGACAAGCCTTTACCCCTAGATTTGATCGCAGCCATCAGTCAATTTAGATTTCTTGAAGTTGAATAA
- the mce gene encoding methylmalonyl-CoA epimerase has translation MRKIEHIGIAVKDLEKSNALFAKLLGKGHFKTEEVDGEKVATSFFQIGETKVELLQATDESSPIAKYLDRKSEGVHHIAFDVDDIDSEVSRLKEEGFEILNETPKLGADNKLVVFLHPRSTNGVLVELCQEI, from the coding sequence ATGAGGAAAATCGAGCATATAGGGATAGCTGTGAAAGATCTGGAGAAATCCAATGCGCTTTTTGCCAAACTTCTGGGAAAGGGACACTTCAAAACTGAAGAAGTCGATGGAGAGAAAGTAGCTACTTCCTTTTTCCAAATAGGAGAAACTAAAGTTGAGCTACTTCAAGCAACTGATGAAAGTAGTCCGATTGCCAAATATTTGGATAGAAAATCCGAAGGGGTTCATCACATTGCATTTGATGTGGATGATATAGACTCTGAAGTGAGCCGGCTGAAGGAAGAAGGCTTCGAAATCCTGAATGAAACTCCCAAACTTGGGGCAGACAATAAATTAGTGGTATTTTTGCATCCTCGGAGCACAAATGGTGTTTTGGTTGAGTTGTGTCAGGAGATTTAG
- a CDS encoding aminotransferase class V-fold PLP-dependent enzyme, which yields MTSRRLFLQKLSAGIAIPSLVSFNSPTQITSKSINHFLHGEEFWGDLRKKFPLQSNRVYLNNGTFGPSPTVVLEALQNSFVETNTSGEYGHIESEREKLAAFVGIKTSEISLTHNTTEGINIMAWGLPLQTGDEVIITLHEHVGNALPWLNRAKMHGIVLKPFEPKATQAENLDFIKSLVTPKTKVIAIPHITCTTGLVLPIKEISAFARRKGIFTAIDGAHGAGVFDLNLKELGCDLYASSYHKWVLGPNGTGFLYVREEILEQVQAYHVGAYSDLGWDMYQNPPEFKGYVPTAHRFDYGSQSLPMMRGAVAAADFHEAIGKGKIENRVRELNQHLFEGLAEMNSQLDVLSSSEPESRISMITFKPRNMDYQLAAGMISQQGFRIRQVPESRLDAIRISTHIYNSKGEIDFFLEVTKKVLS from the coding sequence ATGACAAGCAGAAGATTATTTCTCCAAAAACTCAGTGCGGGAATAGCCATTCCAAGCCTAGTTTCCTTTAATTCTCCAACTCAAATTACTTCGAAATCAATAAACCACTTTCTGCATGGGGAGGAATTTTGGGGAGATTTACGGAAAAAATTCCCCTTACAAAGCAATAGGGTTTACTTGAACAACGGAACCTTTGGACCTTCTCCAACTGTGGTTTTGGAAGCTTTGCAAAATTCCTTTGTCGAGACAAATACAAGCGGGGAATATGGTCATATTGAGTCTGAGCGGGAGAAGTTGGCTGCATTTGTGGGAATCAAAACATCTGAGATTTCACTTACCCATAATACTACTGAGGGTATCAATATTATGGCTTGGGGACTTCCGCTGCAAACGGGAGATGAAGTGATTATCACTTTGCATGAGCATGTGGGGAATGCATTGCCTTGGCTAAATCGAGCAAAAATGCATGGAATTGTTCTGAAGCCTTTTGAACCCAAAGCTACACAAGCAGAGAATCTGGACTTTATCAAAAGTCTTGTGACTCCCAAAACAAAAGTGATCGCAATACCACATATCACTTGCACCACAGGGTTGGTTTTACCGATCAAAGAGATTTCAGCTTTTGCTAGAAGAAAAGGGATATTTACTGCGATCGATGGAGCACATGGAGCGGGAGTATTTGATCTTAATCTGAAAGAACTGGGTTGTGACTTATATGCAAGCAGCTATCATAAATGGGTTTTAGGGCCCAATGGAACAGGATTTCTATATGTGAGGGAGGAGATTTTAGAACAGGTCCAAGCTTATCATGTTGGGGCGTATTCGGATTTGGGATGGGATATGTACCAAAACCCGCCTGAGTTTAAAGGCTATGTACCCACTGCACACCGCTTTGATTATGGAAGCCAAAGTTTGCCTATGATGAGGGGAGCTGTAGCAGCCGCGGATTTCCATGAAGCGATAGGCAAAGGGAAGATAGAAAACAGAGTACGGGAACTGAACCAACATCTGTTTGAGGGACTGGCTGAAATGAATTCGCAACTGGATGTTCTAAGTTCTTCTGAGCCGGAATCCCGCATAAGTATGATTACTTTTAAGCCGAGGAATATGGATTATCAGCTAGCTGCCGGCATGATCAGTCAGCAAGGTTTTCGGATCCGCCAAGTTCCGGAGAGCAGACTGGATGCGATCCGAATCTCAACACATATCTACAACAGTAAAGGAGAAATAGACTTCTTTCTAGAAGTGACAAAAAAGGTGTTGAGTTAA